In Lactuca sativa cultivar Salinas chromosome 5, Lsat_Salinas_v11, whole genome shotgun sequence, the DNA window AGAATAGTTCCTTCCTCATCCGAAACCGACGTCGAAACTTTACAGCGTAGATGACGTCATCTacaaaataatcttctataagGCGATCGTGTCCGGCTTCGTGATTTCTACACAACCGCGACTTTCTTAGCTTAGATCGTGCACGTAATGTTTCGCCTAGTCGGTTTTGATAGTATGCAACCATTTTCACCATGACGGAACCAATAAACTTAACCTCCTCTACAACCATCGAAtcggatgatgaagatgatgaaatttTGAATATTATTTTTTGGAGAGAAGTATAAGGTATGGGTTAAAAAACTGATTGGATATTGTAGTATTCATAGTTTAAGAAAAGGGAaagaaaaaaattgtatataacgGCTATATAGCCGTTTGgaatcaaaaaaagaaaaaaaaaattaaacacccaATCAAGTGAAGAGAGAGAGTGCGGGACTCCTTCCCCCACCTCTTTCTCCCGTTTCCTTTGCCGCACCCCCGGTGCGGTGTTTCTCCATGCGGGACGTTTCTCGTAGCCTTCCCCGCTCACCATACCGTCCGGCCTTATGCAGCTGAATTTTATTTTCGATTTGTTGAATCTACTTTTTCATGGTCCTTAGTTTTCAATTATTTCTCACTATAATTGTACAAACAGGTATGCGACTTGTTTTTAAAAGTTAATATGGTTTACTAGTatgaatttttcataactattAGTATTTGCTAGGCATGAAAAAGGTTGAAGTGAATTTGTATTAAattaaagggaaaatgacttatcaaGGTAATTAAGTTTTGGTATGTTTACATTTGGGtaattatcattttttttacacatataggtaacaaacttgttggaagtgttcacatatgaccattatgtcCTGCTgtagcaggttaaatcctagatgtgaacaatttcaacaagttctgtgacaacccaaaaatttccgtttgttttaacgtcgtaattaagcacgtcaaaaattagccaaatttatcccaaaaatatttttggccggatttaagcccgttggaatattttaaataatatttgtcaagcgaaccaaaataaggaggtataatttaaaatttgcCGTGTTTAACGGAAGTCGCGAAAAACCCCGTTTGCGGTTGGTGTTGGGTGGACCCCCACCCAAGCtgtaaactcaaccctatataaggattgagtgggtttcatcccaACCTTTTTCACACCTTAGACAcctcctctctctactttctctctctacaaatcgggttttggtcaaaaatcgtcccttcaagctccaaattggtaagtAATCCCTCCTAACTGATAGTTTAGCTTGTTTATCCTTCAAATCTATGTctaaatcatccaaaaggaccaataacatgtgtttacggtccatgaactaTCCCAAAACCGCGAACACCCTTAAATGGGGTTttagagccccaaaacccttccaaaccacttatggagcttagttatgacttaggggcttacatgaaaggacttagaacaccaaaatcttgatttttggggagtaaacacgagtgtacggcccaagagcatgcttggaccgtaaacacccccttctaaggccgtaaacaccttttaaggtgttaaaatgctccttaaacacctcctatgcctTGGAATAATGTATAGAACCAACCTCCATtatgttagggaccttaaacatgagagaaaccacctccttagggt includes these proteins:
- the LOC111897200 gene encoding uncharacterized protein LOC111897200, whose product is MVVEEVKFIGSVMVKMVAYYQNRLGETLRARSKLRKSRLCRNHEAGHDRLIEDYFVDDVIYAVKFRRRFRMRKELFLRIVGDLEDRFPYFQWKMDARRVKGFFPVQKCTAAIRQLAYDMGADK